A window of the Serinus canaria isolate serCan28SL12 chromosome 27, serCan2020, whole genome shotgun sequence genome harbors these coding sequences:
- the MED24 gene encoding mediator of RNA polymerase II transcription subunit 24 isoform X1 produces the protein MKVVNLKQAILQAWKERWSDYQWAINMKRFFPRGATWDILNLAEALLEQAMIGPSPNPLILSYLKYAISSQMVSYSTVLMAISKFDDFSRDLCVQSLLEIMDMFCDRLSCHGKAEECISLCRALLSALTWLLRCATFYAEKVKEPLEQAAAENQLKMCLERLEKMLSSTKNRALIHIAKLEETSSWTTVEQSLLKLGENLNNLGSSPLRSQADDCVSLIKSIPTMLSVHSEQLNKTGFPTVHAVVLLEGTMNLTGETQPLVEQLMMVKRMQRIPSPLFVLEIWKACFVGLIECPEGTEELKWTAFTFLKMPQVLVKLKKYPQGDKDFTEDVNCAFEFLLKLTPLLDKADQRCNCNCMSLLLQECSKQGLLSEANMNNLIDKRAADKENSPSLKSAENANIQPNPGLILRAEPTVTNILKTMDADHSKSPEGLLGVLGHMLSGKSLDLLLAAAAATGKLKSFARKFVKLNEFTKQITGEISKSGPVRALLFDISFLMLCHVAQTYGSEVILSDSNPPGEVPFFETWMLTCMPEEGKILNPDHPCFRPDSTKVESLVALLNNSSEMKLVQMKWHEVCLSISAAILEILNAWENGVLTFESIQKITENIKGKVCSMAVCAVAWLVAHVRMLGLDEREKSLQMIRQLATPLYGENTLQFYNERVVIMSSILEHMCADVLQQTATQIKFPSTGMDTIPYWNLLPPKKPIKEVLTSVFTKVLEKGWVDSRSIHIFDTLLHMGGVYWFCNNLVKELLKETRKEHTLRAVELLYAIFCLDMHQLTLTLLGHILPNLLTDSSKWHTLMDPPGKALAKLSVWCALSSYSSHSKVQASARQKKRHREDIEVCLDGAGAGWGFSLCPKEQWLGKDYISLFPLDDTQPSKLMRLLSSNEEDSNILSSPNRSMSSSLSASQLHTVSMRDPLNRVLANLFLLISSILGAKTAGTHTQFVQWFMEECVECLEQGSRGSILQFMPFTMVSELVKVSTMSSPKIVLAITDLSLPLGRRVAAKAIAAL, from the exons ATGAAGGTGGTGAACCTGAAGCAGGCCATCCTGCAGGCCTGGAAGGAGCGCTGGAGCGACTATCAATGGGCCATAAACATGAAGCGGTTCTTCCCCCGCGGAGCCACCTGGGACATCCTCAACTTGGCAG aggctctcctggagcaggccATGATCGGGCCATCCCCAAACCCACTCATCTTGTCCTACCTGAAATACGCCATCAGCTCCCAG ATGGTGTCTTATTCCACGGTGCTGATGGCCATCAGCAAG TTCGATGACTTCTCCCGGGACTTGTGTGTCCAGTCGCTCTTGGAGATCATGGACATGTTCTGTGACCGCCTCAG ctgccatGGCAAGGCCGAGGAGTGCATCAGCCTGTGCCGGGCACTGCTCAGTGCCCTCACCTGGCTCCTGCGCTGCGCCACCTTCTACGCCGAGAAGGTGAAGGAGCCGCTGGAGCAGGCGGCGGCGGAGAACCAGCTGAAGATgtgcctggagaggctggagaaaaTGCTCAGCAGCACCAAGAACCGTGCCCTGATCCACATTGCCAAGCTGGAGGAGACGT cctcctggaCCACCGTGGAGCAGTCCCTGCTCAAGCTGGGAGAGAACCTGAACAACCTTGGCAGCTCCCCGCTGCGGAGCCAGGCTGATGACTGCGTGTCCCTCATCAAGAg CATCCCCACCATGCTCTCAGTCCACTCAGAGCAGTTGAACAAGACAGGCTTCCCCACTGTGCAcgctgtggtgctgctggagggcacCATGAACCTCACAGGAGAGACCCAGCCACTGGTGGAGCAGCTGATGATGGTGAAGAGGATGCAG CGCATCCCCTCCCCTCTCTTCGTGCTGGAGATCTGGAAGGCCTGTTTTGTGGGCCTCATCGAGTGTCCTGagggcacagaggagctcaAGTGGACAGCCTTCACCTTCCTGAAG ATGCCCCAAGTGCTGGTTAAACTCAAGAAGTATCCCCAAGGGGACAAG GATTTCACTGAGGATGTGAACTGTGCCTTTGAGTTTCTGCTGAAGCTGACCCCTCTGCTCGACAAAGCCGACCAGCGCTGCAA ctGCAACTGCAtgagcctgctcctgcaggagtgcagcaagcaggggctgctctccgAGGCCAACATGAACAACCTCATCGACAAACG ggctgcagacaAGGAAAACTCTCCATCCCTGAAATCGGCCGAGAATGCCAACATCCAGCCAAACCCTGGGCTCATCCTGAGGGCTGAGCCCACTGTCACCAACATCCTGAAG ACCATGGATGCAGATCACTCCAAGTCTCCTGAGGGCCTGCTGGGGGTCCTGGGTCACATGCTGTCTGGGAAGAGCCTGGacttgctgctggcagcagcagcagccactgggaagCTGAAATCCTTTGCTCGGAAGTTTGTCAA gctgaatgaATTCACCAAGCAAATCACCGGGGAAATCT CCAAGAGTGGCCCAGTCCGGGCTCTGCTCTTTGACATCTCCTTCCTCATGCTGTGCCATGTGGCCCAGACCTATGGCTCAGAG GTGATTCTGTCGGATTCCAACCCTCCAGGCGAGGTGCCCTTCTTCGAGACCTGGATGCTGACCTGCATGCCCGAGGAGGGGAAGATCCTCAACCCCGACCACCCCTGCTTCCGCCCGGATTCCACCAAGGTGGAGTCCCTGGTTGCCCTCCTCAACAACTCTTCTGAGATGAAGCTGGT GCAGATGAAGTGGCACGAGGTGTGTCTGAGCATTTCAGCTGCCATACTGGAGATCCTCAATGCCTGGGAGAATGGAGTCCTCACCTTTGAGTCGATCCAg aaaatcacagaaaacatCAAGGGGAAGGTGTGCAGCATGGCAGTGTGTGCAGTGGCCTGGCTGGTGGCCCACGTCCGCATGCTGGGCCTGGATGAGCGGGAGAAGTCTCTGCAGATGATCCGGCAGCTCGCCACCCCCCTGTACGGGGAGAACACGCTGCAGTTCTACAATGAGCG CGTGGTGATCATGAGCTCCATCCTGGAGCACATGTGTGCAGACGTCCTGCAGCAAACGGCCACGCAGATCAAATTCCCCTCCACTGGCATGGACACCATTCCCTACTGGAATCTTCTGCCCCCCAAGAAGCCCATCAAGGAGGTGCTGACCAGTGTGTTCACCAAGGtgctggagaagggctgggtTGACAGCCGCTCCATCCACATCTTTGACACCCTGCTGCACATGGGGGGCGTGTACTGGTTCTGCAACAACCTGGTCAAG gagctgctgaaggagacACGGAAGGAGCACACACTgagggctgtggagctgctctaTGCCATCTTCTGCCTGGACATGCACCAGCTGACACTGACACTGCTGGGCCACATCCTGCCCAACCTGCTGACAGACTCCTCCAAGTGGCACACCCTCATGGACCCCCCTGGGAAGGCTCTGGCCAA gctctcAGTTTGGTGTGCCCTGAGCTCCTACTCCTCCCACAGCAAGGTCCAGGCCTCGGCCCGGCAGAAGAAGAGGCACCGGGAGGACATCGAGGTGTGTctggatggagcaggggctggctgggggttCTCTCTGTGCCCAAAGGAGCAATGGCTGGGCAAG gATTACATCAGCCTGTTCCCACTGGATGACACACAGCCCTCCAAGCTCATGAGGCTGCTGAGCTCCAACGAGGAGGATTCCAACATCCTCTCCAGCCCCA aTCGTTCCATGAGCAGCTCACTCTCTGCCTCCCAGCTCCACACTGTCAGCATGAGGGACCCTCTGAACCGGGTGCTGG caaaCCTCTTTCTGCTCATCTCTTCCATCCTGGGGGCCAAGACAGCTGGCACCCACACCCAGTTTGTCCAGTGGTTCATGGAGGAGTGTGTggagtgcctggagcagggcagccgTGGGAGCATCCTCCAGTTCATGCCCTTCACCATG gtttcagagctggtgaaggtgTCCACCATGTCCAGTCCCAAAATTGTCCTGGCCATCACAGACCTCAGCCTGCCCCTGGGTCGCCGTGTCGCCGCCAAGGCCATCGCTgccctgtga
- the MED24 gene encoding mediator of RNA polymerase II transcription subunit 24 isoform X2, which produces MGHKHEAVLPPRSHLGHPQLGRSHTSRMLALTLSIVCTQEALLEQAMIGPSPNPLILSYLKYAISSQMVSYSTVLMAISKFDDFSRDLCVQSLLEIMDMFCDRLSCHGKAEECISLCRALLSALTWLLRCATFYAEKVKEPLEQAAAENQLKMCLERLEKMLSSTKNRALIHIAKLEETSSWTTVEQSLLKLGENLNNLGSSPLRSQADDCVSLIKSIPTMLSVHSEQLNKTGFPTVHAVVLLEGTMNLTGETQPLVEQLMMVKRMQRIPSPLFVLEIWKACFVGLIECPEGTEELKWTAFTFLKMPQVLVKLKKYPQGDKDFTEDVNCAFEFLLKLTPLLDKADQRCNCNCMSLLLQECSKQGLLSEANMNNLIDKRAADKENSPSLKSAENANIQPNPGLILRAEPTVTNILKTMDADHSKSPEGLLGVLGHMLSGKSLDLLLAAAAATGKLKSFARKFVKLNEFTKQITGEISKSGPVRALLFDISFLMLCHVAQTYGSEVILSDSNPPGEVPFFETWMLTCMPEEGKILNPDHPCFRPDSTKVESLVALLNNSSEMKLVQMKWHEVCLSISAAILEILNAWENGVLTFESIQKITENIKGKVCSMAVCAVAWLVAHVRMLGLDEREKSLQMIRQLATPLYGENTLQFYNERVVIMSSILEHMCADVLQQTATQIKFPSTGMDTIPYWNLLPPKKPIKEVLTSVFTKVLEKGWVDSRSIHIFDTLLHMGGVYWFCNNLVKELLKETRKEHTLRAVELLYAIFCLDMHQLTLTLLGHILPNLLTDSSKWHTLMDPPGKALAKLSVWCALSSYSSHSKVQASARQKKRHREDIEVCLDGAGAGWGFSLCPKEQWLGKDYISLFPLDDTQPSKLMRLLSSNEEDSNILSSPNRSMSSSLSASQLHTVSMRDPLNRVLANLFLLISSILGAKTAGTHTQFVQWFMEECVECLEQGSRGSILQFMPFTMVSELVKVSTMSSPKIVLAITDLSLPLGRRVAAKAIAAL; this is translated from the exons ATGGGCCATAAACATGAAGCGGTTCTTCCCCCGCGGAGCCACCTGGGACATCCTCAACTTGGCAG GAGCCACACAAGCAGGATGCTGGCCCTGACTCTGAGCATTGTTTGCACACAGG aggctctcctggagcaggccATGATCGGGCCATCCCCAAACCCACTCATCTTGTCCTACCTGAAATACGCCATCAGCTCCCAG ATGGTGTCTTATTCCACGGTGCTGATGGCCATCAGCAAG TTCGATGACTTCTCCCGGGACTTGTGTGTCCAGTCGCTCTTGGAGATCATGGACATGTTCTGTGACCGCCTCAG ctgccatGGCAAGGCCGAGGAGTGCATCAGCCTGTGCCGGGCACTGCTCAGTGCCCTCACCTGGCTCCTGCGCTGCGCCACCTTCTACGCCGAGAAGGTGAAGGAGCCGCTGGAGCAGGCGGCGGCGGAGAACCAGCTGAAGATgtgcctggagaggctggagaaaaTGCTCAGCAGCACCAAGAACCGTGCCCTGATCCACATTGCCAAGCTGGAGGAGACGT cctcctggaCCACCGTGGAGCAGTCCCTGCTCAAGCTGGGAGAGAACCTGAACAACCTTGGCAGCTCCCCGCTGCGGAGCCAGGCTGATGACTGCGTGTCCCTCATCAAGAg CATCCCCACCATGCTCTCAGTCCACTCAGAGCAGTTGAACAAGACAGGCTTCCCCACTGTGCAcgctgtggtgctgctggagggcacCATGAACCTCACAGGAGAGACCCAGCCACTGGTGGAGCAGCTGATGATGGTGAAGAGGATGCAG CGCATCCCCTCCCCTCTCTTCGTGCTGGAGATCTGGAAGGCCTGTTTTGTGGGCCTCATCGAGTGTCCTGagggcacagaggagctcaAGTGGACAGCCTTCACCTTCCTGAAG ATGCCCCAAGTGCTGGTTAAACTCAAGAAGTATCCCCAAGGGGACAAG GATTTCACTGAGGATGTGAACTGTGCCTTTGAGTTTCTGCTGAAGCTGACCCCTCTGCTCGACAAAGCCGACCAGCGCTGCAA ctGCAACTGCAtgagcctgctcctgcaggagtgcagcaagcaggggctgctctccgAGGCCAACATGAACAACCTCATCGACAAACG ggctgcagacaAGGAAAACTCTCCATCCCTGAAATCGGCCGAGAATGCCAACATCCAGCCAAACCCTGGGCTCATCCTGAGGGCTGAGCCCACTGTCACCAACATCCTGAAG ACCATGGATGCAGATCACTCCAAGTCTCCTGAGGGCCTGCTGGGGGTCCTGGGTCACATGCTGTCTGGGAAGAGCCTGGacttgctgctggcagcagcagcagccactgggaagCTGAAATCCTTTGCTCGGAAGTTTGTCAA gctgaatgaATTCACCAAGCAAATCACCGGGGAAATCT CCAAGAGTGGCCCAGTCCGGGCTCTGCTCTTTGACATCTCCTTCCTCATGCTGTGCCATGTGGCCCAGACCTATGGCTCAGAG GTGATTCTGTCGGATTCCAACCCTCCAGGCGAGGTGCCCTTCTTCGAGACCTGGATGCTGACCTGCATGCCCGAGGAGGGGAAGATCCTCAACCCCGACCACCCCTGCTTCCGCCCGGATTCCACCAAGGTGGAGTCCCTGGTTGCCCTCCTCAACAACTCTTCTGAGATGAAGCTGGT GCAGATGAAGTGGCACGAGGTGTGTCTGAGCATTTCAGCTGCCATACTGGAGATCCTCAATGCCTGGGAGAATGGAGTCCTCACCTTTGAGTCGATCCAg aaaatcacagaaaacatCAAGGGGAAGGTGTGCAGCATGGCAGTGTGTGCAGTGGCCTGGCTGGTGGCCCACGTCCGCATGCTGGGCCTGGATGAGCGGGAGAAGTCTCTGCAGATGATCCGGCAGCTCGCCACCCCCCTGTACGGGGAGAACACGCTGCAGTTCTACAATGAGCG CGTGGTGATCATGAGCTCCATCCTGGAGCACATGTGTGCAGACGTCCTGCAGCAAACGGCCACGCAGATCAAATTCCCCTCCACTGGCATGGACACCATTCCCTACTGGAATCTTCTGCCCCCCAAGAAGCCCATCAAGGAGGTGCTGACCAGTGTGTTCACCAAGGtgctggagaagggctgggtTGACAGCCGCTCCATCCACATCTTTGACACCCTGCTGCACATGGGGGGCGTGTACTGGTTCTGCAACAACCTGGTCAAG gagctgctgaaggagacACGGAAGGAGCACACACTgagggctgtggagctgctctaTGCCATCTTCTGCCTGGACATGCACCAGCTGACACTGACACTGCTGGGCCACATCCTGCCCAACCTGCTGACAGACTCCTCCAAGTGGCACACCCTCATGGACCCCCCTGGGAAGGCTCTGGCCAA gctctcAGTTTGGTGTGCCCTGAGCTCCTACTCCTCCCACAGCAAGGTCCAGGCCTCGGCCCGGCAGAAGAAGAGGCACCGGGAGGACATCGAGGTGTGTctggatggagcaggggctggctgggggttCTCTCTGTGCCCAAAGGAGCAATGGCTGGGCAAG gATTACATCAGCCTGTTCCCACTGGATGACACACAGCCCTCCAAGCTCATGAGGCTGCTGAGCTCCAACGAGGAGGATTCCAACATCCTCTCCAGCCCCA aTCGTTCCATGAGCAGCTCACTCTCTGCCTCCCAGCTCCACACTGTCAGCATGAGGGACCCTCTGAACCGGGTGCTGG caaaCCTCTTTCTGCTCATCTCTTCCATCCTGGGGGCCAAGACAGCTGGCACCCACACCCAGTTTGTCCAGTGGTTCATGGAGGAGTGTGTggagtgcctggagcagggcagccgTGGGAGCATCCTCCAGTTCATGCCCTTCACCATG gtttcagagctggtgaaggtgTCCACCATGTCCAGTCCCAAAATTGTCCTGGCCATCACAGACCTCAGCCTGCCCCTGGGTCGCCGTGTCGCCGCCAAGGCCATCGCTgccctgtga
- the MED24 gene encoding mediator of RNA polymerase II transcription subunit 24 isoform X3 has product MKVVNLKQAILQAWKERWSDYQWAINMKRFFPRGATWDILNLAEALLEQAMIGPSPNPLILSYLKYAISSQMVSYSTVLMAISKFDDFSRDLCVQSLLEIMDMFCDRLSCHGKAEECISLCRALLSALTWLLRCATFYAEKVKEPLEQAAAENQLKMCLERLEKMLSSTKNRALIHIAKLEETSSWTTVEQSLLKLGENLNNLGSSPLRSQADDCVSLIKSIPTMLSVHSEQLNKTGFPTVHAVVLLEGTMNLTGETQPLVEQLMMVKRMQRIPSPLFVLEIWKACFVGLIECPEGTEELKWTAFTFLKMPQVLVKLKKYPQGDKDFTEDVNCAFEFLLKLTPLLDKADQRCNCNCMSLLLQECSKQGLLSEANMNNLIDKRAADKENSPSLKSAENANIQPNPGLILRAEPTVTNILKTMDADHSKSPEGLLGVLGHMLSGKSLDLLLAAAAATGKLKSFARKFVKLNEFTKQITGEISKSGPVRALLFDISFLMLCHVAQTYGSEVILSDSNPPGEVPFFETWMLTCMPEEGKILNPDHPCFRPDSTKVESLVALLNNSSEMKLVQMKWHEVCLSISAAILEILNAWENGVLTFESIQKITENIKGKVCSMAVCAVAWLVAHVRMLGLDEREKSLQMIRQLATPLYGENTLQFYNERVVIMSSILEHMCADVLQQTATQIKFPSTGMDTIPYWNLLPPKKPIKEVLTSVFTKVLEKGWVDSRSIHIFDTLLHMGGVYWFCNNLVKELLKETRKEHTLRAVELLYAIFCLDMHQLTLTLLGHILPNLLTDSSKWHTLMDPPGKALAKLSVWCALSSYSSHSKVQASARQKKRHREDIEDYISLFPLDDTQPSKLMRLLSSNEEDSNILSSPNRSMSSSLSASQLHTVSMRDPLNRVLANLFLLISSILGAKTAGTHTQFVQWFMEECVECLEQGSRGSILQFMPFTMVSELVKVSTMSSPKIVLAITDLSLPLGRRVAAKAIAAL; this is encoded by the exons ATGAAGGTGGTGAACCTGAAGCAGGCCATCCTGCAGGCCTGGAAGGAGCGCTGGAGCGACTATCAATGGGCCATAAACATGAAGCGGTTCTTCCCCCGCGGAGCCACCTGGGACATCCTCAACTTGGCAG aggctctcctggagcaggccATGATCGGGCCATCCCCAAACCCACTCATCTTGTCCTACCTGAAATACGCCATCAGCTCCCAG ATGGTGTCTTATTCCACGGTGCTGATGGCCATCAGCAAG TTCGATGACTTCTCCCGGGACTTGTGTGTCCAGTCGCTCTTGGAGATCATGGACATGTTCTGTGACCGCCTCAG ctgccatGGCAAGGCCGAGGAGTGCATCAGCCTGTGCCGGGCACTGCTCAGTGCCCTCACCTGGCTCCTGCGCTGCGCCACCTTCTACGCCGAGAAGGTGAAGGAGCCGCTGGAGCAGGCGGCGGCGGAGAACCAGCTGAAGATgtgcctggagaggctggagaaaaTGCTCAGCAGCACCAAGAACCGTGCCCTGATCCACATTGCCAAGCTGGAGGAGACGT cctcctggaCCACCGTGGAGCAGTCCCTGCTCAAGCTGGGAGAGAACCTGAACAACCTTGGCAGCTCCCCGCTGCGGAGCCAGGCTGATGACTGCGTGTCCCTCATCAAGAg CATCCCCACCATGCTCTCAGTCCACTCAGAGCAGTTGAACAAGACAGGCTTCCCCACTGTGCAcgctgtggtgctgctggagggcacCATGAACCTCACAGGAGAGACCCAGCCACTGGTGGAGCAGCTGATGATGGTGAAGAGGATGCAG CGCATCCCCTCCCCTCTCTTCGTGCTGGAGATCTGGAAGGCCTGTTTTGTGGGCCTCATCGAGTGTCCTGagggcacagaggagctcaAGTGGACAGCCTTCACCTTCCTGAAG ATGCCCCAAGTGCTGGTTAAACTCAAGAAGTATCCCCAAGGGGACAAG GATTTCACTGAGGATGTGAACTGTGCCTTTGAGTTTCTGCTGAAGCTGACCCCTCTGCTCGACAAAGCCGACCAGCGCTGCAA ctGCAACTGCAtgagcctgctcctgcaggagtgcagcaagcaggggctgctctccgAGGCCAACATGAACAACCTCATCGACAAACG ggctgcagacaAGGAAAACTCTCCATCCCTGAAATCGGCCGAGAATGCCAACATCCAGCCAAACCCTGGGCTCATCCTGAGGGCTGAGCCCACTGTCACCAACATCCTGAAG ACCATGGATGCAGATCACTCCAAGTCTCCTGAGGGCCTGCTGGGGGTCCTGGGTCACATGCTGTCTGGGAAGAGCCTGGacttgctgctggcagcagcagcagccactgggaagCTGAAATCCTTTGCTCGGAAGTTTGTCAA gctgaatgaATTCACCAAGCAAATCACCGGGGAAATCT CCAAGAGTGGCCCAGTCCGGGCTCTGCTCTTTGACATCTCCTTCCTCATGCTGTGCCATGTGGCCCAGACCTATGGCTCAGAG GTGATTCTGTCGGATTCCAACCCTCCAGGCGAGGTGCCCTTCTTCGAGACCTGGATGCTGACCTGCATGCCCGAGGAGGGGAAGATCCTCAACCCCGACCACCCCTGCTTCCGCCCGGATTCCACCAAGGTGGAGTCCCTGGTTGCCCTCCTCAACAACTCTTCTGAGATGAAGCTGGT GCAGATGAAGTGGCACGAGGTGTGTCTGAGCATTTCAGCTGCCATACTGGAGATCCTCAATGCCTGGGAGAATGGAGTCCTCACCTTTGAGTCGATCCAg aaaatcacagaaaacatCAAGGGGAAGGTGTGCAGCATGGCAGTGTGTGCAGTGGCCTGGCTGGTGGCCCACGTCCGCATGCTGGGCCTGGATGAGCGGGAGAAGTCTCTGCAGATGATCCGGCAGCTCGCCACCCCCCTGTACGGGGAGAACACGCTGCAGTTCTACAATGAGCG CGTGGTGATCATGAGCTCCATCCTGGAGCACATGTGTGCAGACGTCCTGCAGCAAACGGCCACGCAGATCAAATTCCCCTCCACTGGCATGGACACCATTCCCTACTGGAATCTTCTGCCCCCCAAGAAGCCCATCAAGGAGGTGCTGACCAGTGTGTTCACCAAGGtgctggagaagggctgggtTGACAGCCGCTCCATCCACATCTTTGACACCCTGCTGCACATGGGGGGCGTGTACTGGTTCTGCAACAACCTGGTCAAG gagctgctgaaggagacACGGAAGGAGCACACACTgagggctgtggagctgctctaTGCCATCTTCTGCCTGGACATGCACCAGCTGACACTGACACTGCTGGGCCACATCCTGCCCAACCTGCTGACAGACTCCTCCAAGTGGCACACCCTCATGGACCCCCCTGGGAAGGCTCTGGCCAA gctctcAGTTTGGTGTGCCCTGAGCTCCTACTCCTCCCACAGCAAGGTCCAGGCCTCGGCCCGGCAGAAGAAGAGGCACCGGGAGGACATCGAG gATTACATCAGCCTGTTCCCACTGGATGACACACAGCCCTCCAAGCTCATGAGGCTGCTGAGCTCCAACGAGGAGGATTCCAACATCCTCTCCAGCCCCA aTCGTTCCATGAGCAGCTCACTCTCTGCCTCCCAGCTCCACACTGTCAGCATGAGGGACCCTCTGAACCGGGTGCTGG caaaCCTCTTTCTGCTCATCTCTTCCATCCTGGGGGCCAAGACAGCTGGCACCCACACCCAGTTTGTCCAGTGGTTCATGGAGGAGTGTGTggagtgcctggagcagggcagccgTGGGAGCATCCTCCAGTTCATGCCCTTCACCATG gtttcagagctggtgaaggtgTCCACCATGTCCAGTCCCAAAATTGTCCTGGCCATCACAGACCTCAGCCTGCCCCTGGGTCGCCGTGTCGCCGCCAAGGCCATCGCTgccctgtga